The DNA region GCCCGTGCCCGCGGGGCTGCACGGATCGTGCTCGCTGTCCCCGTGGCGCCTCACGACTGGACCGCACGGCTCGGCGGGGAGGCCGACGAACTCATATGTCTGCACGCCCCACGGAACTTCTTTGCGGTCGGAAAATTCTGCACAGTCGACTTCTCCCAGGTCGACGACGATGAGGTCGTCGCCTGTCTGGAAGAGGCGGCCGCCCGCCCGGTGAACACCGACCGGACTGAGTCGCGTCACGCCGTGCCCGAGGATCGGGAGGTGGACGTGCGGGCTGGTGCGGTGGTGCTGCGCGGGCAGTTGACGGTGCCCGAGGGCGCGAGCGGGGTCGTGGTGTTCGCGCACGGCAGTGGCAGCAGTCGGCACAGCCCGCGCAACCGGTTCGTGGCCGCCGGACTGAATCGGGCCCGGCTGGGCACCCTGCTGTTTGACCTGCTCACCGAGGAGGAAGAGATCGACCGGGCCAACGTGTTCGACACCGGATTGCTGGCCCGGCGCCTGGCGGACGCAACCGGCTGGTTGCTCGGAGAGCCAGAGGCCGAAGGGCTCGCTGTCGGGTACTTCGGCGCCAGCACCGGCGCGGCCGCCGCGTTGTGGGCAGCCGCCGAGCCGGGTGCGCGAATCGCCGCGGTCGTCTCGCGGGGCGGCAGGCCCGACCTGGCAGGGCCACGGCTGCCGACGGTGACGGCACCCACACTGCTGATCGTCGGGGGCCACGACCAGCTGGTGCTCGACCTCAATCGCGAGGCACAAGCTCGGCTGCGCTGCGAGAACCGGCTCGCGGTCGTCCCCGGCGCCACCCACCTCTTCGAGGAAGCCGGCGCCCTGGAGAAGGTCACCGATCTGGCCCGTGAATGGTTCACCGACCACATGACCCCGGTTCGCCATGCGGCGGCCTGAGGCTGAACGCGTGCTCCGGTATCAGGCGGGTGCTCATGTGCAGCGGCACGATCCCCTGCCCGTGCCGGAGCGCTCCGTATGCCGACCACGGTGATGAGCGCCATCGTCCGAACCGCAGAGGGCCAGTGGGGCACCGCGGGCCCCTTCCACGTCAGTGCCCGCCGACGTTCGGGCCCGCCCGGGGCCGCATCGGCCGGTGGGCCGACATGCGGATCGTACGTGAGGGAGGTTATGGTCAAGGCCATGGTCCGCCGCGTCAGGACAGGATCCCCTTCCGGTGAGTGATCGCGGACGCCGACTGCGGCTGCGCGGCCGGTCGCCGTGACCGGGCGCGTCGCTGACGGCGACATGGAAGCCGCAGCCGGTCACGAGGACGCGCTCCAGGAGCTTCCGGAGATCGGCACCGGCGGGCCGGTCGGCCACTTCGGCATCAGCATGGGCACCGCGATCAGAGTGCCGCTTGTGGCAATCGAACCCAGGATCACGGCTGCGGTCTTCGGTCTGCACTGGCCCGATGCCCTGGGCGAGAAGGCGAAGCAGATCACCATCCCGATCGAGTTCGACATGCAGTGAGACGACGAGCGCAGCGCCTGTTCAACCTCCCCGACGCGGGCTGACCGCGGCCGCCCGGTACGGTGTCCACCGGCCGGGCCTGATTCACCACCCGGTGATCAGCTTTTCACCCCAGCCCCCAGTACCCCCCGGATCAGCGCTCTCGCCCGGGGTACAGCTGTGTCGTCACCAGGCCCCTCGGCCCAGACCGAGCAGCTCGCCCGCGGCCTGGGCGTCACACCGGACGAGGTGACCGCCGCGTACGCGCTGGAGCTGCGGGCCGCAACCATCGACGAACTCAACCACGCCTTTCGCCTCTGAGGAGCGGCGTCGATGTCGACGCATTTCAGGGAGCTAGCTGCGGGCACAGGCCGAAACCGAGGGGCCCGCCATCGGGTGCTTCGGCGCCGGTACAGGAGCTGCCGCCGCCCTGTGGGCCGCCGCGGAGCCGGTTCACCAGCCACATGGCTCCTGCGCACCGCACACGCACAGCCGCATGGCGCCCCCGTCGCGCGGATCCTTCGCGCATCGCCCGCGACGGCTCTAGCGTGGGAGGGTGCACGACGGTGTGGTCACCCTGTTCCTCGGCGGGGACGTGATGCTCGGCCGGGGCGTCGATCAGATCCTCCCGCACCCCGGTGACCCGGCGCTGCGGGAGGCATACATCCGCGACGCCCGTGCCTACGTCGACCTGGCGGAGGCGGCGAGCGGGCCGATCCCCCGGCCGGTCGACTTCCGCTGGCCGTGGGGCGAGGCGCTGCTGGTCCTGGATGACGCCGCGCCGGACGTGCGGGTGGTCAATCTGGAGACAGCCGTCACCGGTGACGGGGACTTCGCGCCCGGCAAGAGCGTCCACTACCGGATGAGCCCGGCCAACCTGCCGTGCCTGGCCGCGGCCCGGCCGGACGTCTGCGCGCTGGCCAACAACCATGTGCTCGACTTCGGCCCGCGCGGCCTCCACGAGACGCTCGACGCGCTGGCGGATGCGGGGCTGCGGACGGCGGGGGCGGGCCGGGACGAGGTGCGGGCGAGACAGCCGGCGATCGTGCCCCTGGGCGCCGGCGGGCGGGTGCTGGTCTTCTCCTTCGGGATGCCGTCCAGCGGGATCCCGAAGGACTGGGCCGCCACTGGGCAGCGGGTCGGTGTCGACGTGTTCGCGGAGCCTTCGGTGGCTGCCGCGTCCGCGTTCGCCGACCGTCTTCGGCAGGTCAGGCGGCCGGGGGACATCGCGGTCGCCTCGGTCCACTGGGGCCCCAACTGGGGCTACGAGGTCTCCCGCTCCGAGGTCCGCTTCGCCCATGTGCTCCTAGATGCAGGCGTGGACGTCGTGCACGGACATTCCTCGCACCACCCGCGCCCGCTGGAGGTGTACAGGGACAGGTTCATCCTGTACGGCTGCGGCGACCTCGTCGACGACTATGAGGGCATCGGCGGCTACGAGAGCTACCGGGACGACCTGCGGGTGCTGTACCTGGTCTCGGTGGAGGCGGACACCGGCCGACTGGTTGACGCGCGGATGGTGCCCCTGCAGGCACGCAGGATGCGGCTGGAACACGCCTCGCCCGAGGACACCGAGTGGCTGCGCGCCGTCCTCGACAGGCACAGCCGGGAGTTCGGCACCCGCGTCGACGGCGGGCCCGACGGCACGCTCACGCTGCGGCCCCTGCGCGACGGGCAGCACACATGATGTGGACCTCAGGCGAGACCACTCAGCACGTGTGCGACGCATGCGACGGTCGAGTGGTGGTCCAGCGGGCGGAGAAGCTGAAGCGACAACACTTCGCTCGAAGAGCCGCGACGAAGCAGGTCTGCCCGGACCGGCCTTGGGTACGGCCTGGTCCCGGGTGCGCCGCAGCATGTCCCGTGGGCTCAGTCCTGCTGCTCCAACGCGTCGGCGAAGGCGCGGAGGGCATCGGCCAGCTCTTTCTTGGTGGGCAGCTCATCCACCTTCTTCTCCAGACTGTCGATGCGTTCCGCCAGGTCGTCCAGGCTTGCCGGAGCCGTGGGATGCGATGTGGGTCCGTCTGTAGGAGATGGGGACTCGGAGCCACCCGAGCCTCCCGCATCCGTACCACCGGAGCTGCCACTGTCGGTGCCACCTGAACCACTGACGGAGCCACTGTCCCCAGCGCCGGTGTCCGCGCCGCCTGCGAGACCGCCGCTTCCCGTATCGGACGCCTCTGCGGACACAGGAGTCGGGCCGGACGCTCCACTGTCCTGGTCGGCTACTGCAATCGCCCCGCCCACACCCAGCACCACTGCGGCTGCCGCGCCGACCAGCGCCACCGTCATCCGTCGCGCCTGGATCTTCCTCGTATGTGTCATGCGACGGACACTAACCGCTGATCGCCGCGGAGGGATTCCTTCCGATGATTCGGTGCCGCATGGGCTCCTCGCGCAGGGTGGGAACCTGTTTCGCCCCTACGAGAGCTGACGAGGTGGAGCGGTCAAGGCGTAGAGCTCCCGGTCCACCAGCGCTCCGCCTGAGCTGGTGGCGTAGGCGGCGAACAGTCGGGTAGCGGGGACGCATTGCTGCGTCCCCGCCCCCTCAGAACCGGCCGTGCGGGCTTTCCCCGCAGCTCGGCTCAAGCAAGCCCCGAGGGCTCACAGACGTGCAGTGTTGCAGGAGGCATGGACAAGACGGAGTTGCACTCCGTCCGACGTGTCGATCCCGCGGTAGGCGATCTTCCTGGTGGTGATCGCCTGGCGGGTGCCCCGCAGCCATCGCTCCCACTCGGTGGGGCTGGACGGCGGGGCGTCGGCGTGCAGCAACGGGCCCCCGCAGATCAGACATTGCCCGTTCTGCGCCTGGAGCAGGCGTAGAGTGGCGCGGTTGATCGGCGGTGGTGCGCTGGTGCGGCGCCGTTCGGCCCAGTAGGAAGCCAGGGCTGGGTCGTCCGGAGACGCCGAGCCGTGGACCATCTGGTGTCGGACGATCTTCGTCCAGGCGAATTTCAGCAGGTAGGCGCCGCTGTCGCGGTCGCCGAATACCCACTGGTCCTGCCGGGACTTGTTGAACTTGCCGTAGTACCGGGCGGTGACCCAGTGCCGGGGCTTGTTCGGGTGAGCGCGGGTCGCCCACTTGTAGGTGAGCTTCCACATGTAGTCGTCCAGCGCGGTGAAGACCTCGCTGGCGACCACACTCCGGTAATAGGCCGACCACCCCCGGATAATCGGGTTGAGCCGTTGCAGCACCGCCGCGACATTGGCCCCACGCAGGGACCGCACCTCGGTGCGCAGCCTGTTCCGGATCCGTCTGACGGCTTCACAGCTCGGCTTGATCAGCAGCTTGCCGTGATAGCGGCGGATGGTGAAGCCGAGGAAGTCACAGCCCTCTTCGAGGTGGACGACGCGCGTCTTGTCCTCGTTGAAGACCAGTCCTCTCGGCCTCAGCCACTCGGCAAGCCGGGCCTTGACCTGTTCGGCCTGTTCCCGTGAATGGCACAGGGCGACAAGATCGTCGGCGTATCTCACCAGCAGCGGGGAGCCCGGCATGGTGTCACCGGCCCGGCGGCCGGTCTGCCGGTACCGGACTCCCGCAGCCGTCTCCATCCCGTGCAGAGCGATGTTCAAGAGCACTGGACTGATCACGCCACCCTGCGGAGTTCCCTCCTCGGTGAGCGTGAACCGGCCCTCTTCGACCACACCCGCCCTCAGCCACTGCCCGATCTCTTCCCGCGCGGGGAATGTGCCAAGCTGCTGGAGAAGGCGGTCATGATCGATTCGGTCGAACGCCGTTGCCAGGTCCGCGTCCAGTACCCACCGGCGGCGGGCTTTGCTGCCCTTCGCCGTCCAGTAGATCGCCGCGATCGCGTCCTGACAGCCGCGGCCGGGCCGGAAGCCGTACGACTTCGGCTCGAACCGCGCTTCCCACTCCGGCTCCAGTGCCTGGGAGACCCGGGCTTGTTCCACCCGGTCCAGGATCACGGGAATGCCGAGAGGGCGTCTCTTGCCGCCTGGCTTGGGGATGTATACCCGCTTGACGGGCCTGGCTCGGCCCGGGCTCATCCGGTGCTGGACCCAGTGGGCCAGCTCCGCCTTGCCCGGGGCGGTCAGGACAACCCGACCATCGATCCCGGCCGTCTTGCGTCCTGCGTTGATCTCCGTGACCCGTCGCACGCTGACCAGCGTGTTGGCCCGAGAGCGGAGCATCAATTTCTGCAAGTTGCGGACCTTCTTGAGGTCCCCTGCCTGCGATGCCGTGAAGATTCTCTGCCTCAATCGCCGTACTGACTCTTCCTGGGCCTGCCAGTCGATGGCATCCCAGTCGAGAGGGTCCTCCGGTCCGTTCACCGGGTCGGTGCTGATCGCGGCCGAGTCGGCAGCGCGTATGACCGTCACGGTGTCCAACTTGTCCTTCGGTTCCGGTTCCTGTTCGGTGGAGTTCTTCACAGGCTCACCCGGCCCACGTCAGCACCCTTTCGGGTTCGGGCATCTACCCGTATCCGGCCAGTTATGTGGGACTCGGCGGAGGTGCCTATGTTCTGTCCCGGTTTCCTGCTGCCTTTCGGCTACCGGCGTTGGCTTCTTGGGCCGTCCTGCGCCCGCTGGGGAGTTGAGCCTTCCTTGCGGTTGGCTGACCAGACCGGTTGGTCTGGACCCCAACGGGGTTGTCGCGTTCCGCACGTGTGAGATTGTCGGCGGCGGCTGAACTTGGACCCACTCTGGCCGGTTGAAATCTGACCCAGGTGTCTTCGGTTTGGTTGGTTCAGTCGTTGTCGGTGGTGGCGCTGGGGACCCGTCCCAGTTCACGTCCTCGCATGCGGAACGAGTCGCCCTTGAGGGAGTGGACCTCGGCGTGGTGGACGAGGCGGTCGATCATGGCGGCGGCCACGGTCTCGTCTCCGAAGACTTCTCCCCAGCGTCCGAAGGGTTTGTTGCTGGTGACGATCACGGACGCGCGTTCGTATCTGTTCGAGATCAGCTGGAAGAACAGGTTCGCGGCTTCGGCTTCGAAGGGGATGTAGCCGACCTCGTCCACCACGATCAGCGGGTAGCGGCTGAGCTTGGTGAGCTCGGCCTGGAGGCGGCCGGTGTGGTGGGCGGCGGCCAGGCGGTCGACCCATTCGGCGGCGGTGGCGAACGCGACGCGGTGTCCGGCCTGGCAGGCGCGGACCGCGAGCCCGATCGCCAGGTGTGTCTTCCCGGTGCCCGGCGGTCCCAGGAAAACGGCGTTCTCTTTCCCGGCGATGAAGTCCAACGTTCCCAGATGTGCGAGCTGTTGGCGCGTCATCCCGCGCAGGTGGGTGACGTCCAGCTCCTCGATGGTCTTGATCGCGGGGAAGCGGGCGGACCGCACCCGTGCTTCACCGCCGTGGGACTCACGGGCGGACACTTCGCGCTGCAGGCAGGCGACGAGGTACTCGGCATGGGTCCAGGACTCCTTGTGGGCCCGCTCGGCGAGACGGTCAGCGGCATCCAGCAAGGCCGGAGCCTTCATTGCCCGCGCGAGGAAGGCGAGGTCCGCTGCGGTCTGGGAGCCGGTCCTGCGGCCGGTGGCCGATGTGGTGGCGGTGGCGTCGTCGAGGATGGTGGTGGTGCGGGGCATCAGCCGGCCTCCCTGCCCTTGCCGCCTTCGATGACCGTGAACAGCCGGTCATAGGTGCCCAGTTCGCGTTGCTCGACCTCGATAAGCGTGCCTGGGTCGGTCTGGGCTGTTCGGGCGGCTTTGGCGCGGGCGGCCTGCTGGTGGTGCACCTCACCTCGCATCACCTTGCCCGCGGCAGCGTGGTCGGGGTCGGTGATGGTCTGGTGGCGGGCCCAGCAGCGCGGGTGCTGGGCGACGATCTCGCCGCTGGGGGCGAGGACGGTGATCTCGTCGTTGTCACACAGCACGGTGACGGTGCGTCCGATCGCGGCGGGGTGCACGGAGTAGTCGCACGTGTCGACGCGGACGTAGTGGTCGCGGCCGATCCGTGTCTGCAGCCGCCACCAGGCGGGCGGGTCGACGGGCGGCAGGGCGAGCATTCCGGCCCGGTCGGCCTCCCACCGCTCGACGGGGCGGGTCTGCAGAGTGCGGTGGACACGCCGGTTGGCGATGGTCAGCCAGGCGGTCAGCTGGGTGTTGAAGTCGCCGGGGCCACTGAAGGTGCGGCCGGGGAGGAAACTCGTCTCCAGATAGCCGTTGGCCCGCTCGACCAGCCCTTTCGCTTCTGGATCACGGGGCCGGCACAGATGGATCTTCGTGGCGAGCAGGCCCGCGAACGCGGCGAACTCGGCGGTGAGCTTCCCGCGACCGACCCCGGATTCGTTGTCCCAGACGAGCGTCTTGGGCACCGCGCCCCAGGCCGAGAGCAGCCGCCAGTGCCCATCGATCAGATCGCCGGTCGTGCGCGAGGGCAGCATCCGCGCGGCGATCACCCGGGAGTAACCGGACACCATCACCAGCACCGGCGGCCGTCCGCTCTGGCCGTAGCCGAGCGGGATGTCCGCCTCGGGAAACCACAGGTCGCACTGGGCCAGCTCGCCGGGCCGATACGTCGTGCGCGAGACCGGATCGACTGGCACATAGGCAGGCCGCAGGTCCCGCACCCGGTCCTTGAGGACCGTCATCCCGCGTTCCCACCCGATCCGCTCGGCAATCACGGTGGCCGGCATCGTCGGAGTCTCCCGCAAAAGCTCACGGATCTGGACCTCGACCGCGTCCACGACCGACCCCTGAGACGGGCGCTCGTACTTCGGCGGCCGGTCCGTGGCCAGGGCACGCTTGACCGTGTTCTTCGAGATGCCCAGATGCCGCGCGATTGCCCGGATCGGCATCTGCTCAGCCCGGTGCAGCCTACGGATCTCTGCCCAGTCCTCCACGAGGATCACCCTCTCCCTCCTGACCTTCCATCAAGATCAGGTTCAGGCGAAGATCACCAAGTGGGTCACTTTTGATCCGCCGTCAGAGGGTCAGAATTCAAGCGACGCCGAGAGAGATGCGACCGGGGTGGGCGCCCTCATTACCCCGGGACGGTGGTGTCCTCCCGGCCGACTCGGTGTCTTCGACCGGCACCTGCCGCTTCTCAGCGGCCAGTCCTGCACCCCGCTGTTGCTTCCCATCTGCGAGGCTTGCCATCACGGAGCATCGTTGAGGATTCAGTGAGCTTCACCCGTCCGGTCTTCCCCTTGCCTGTGACACCCGGATGGAACGGGCGTCCTTGGGCTTCTTCCCCGAGCTTCGCACCCCGCCGTTACCAGCGACGCACGTCGGGAAGGGGACAGGCCTTGGACACTGGCCCGGGTTACGTACTCGGCGTCATGCCGACCTCCTCCCTGCGTAACCACTCACAGCGTGCGACCTCGCGTCGCACCACCGAACTGGCAGTTCTCCGTGCGGCCGGCGGTGCCGGAGCATTGCCGTTGAACCCCGGCGGAGACGGTGCCCTTCTTCAGGAAGCCGGTGTCGTCCACGATCAGCACGCCATCCGGCTGACCGAGCCGCTCGGCTATGTAGTCCTGCGGTCGTCGCGGATCTCATCCGGGTCCCACTGGCACCACGACAGCAGCCGCCGCAGTCCGTACCGGGTGTCGTGGCCCGCGTGCTCGGCTATCTGCCAGCTGTTCTTGCAGCCCACCGGGCCCAGCAAGCCGCGCACGTAATCCCGCATCCGCCGCCGCGGCTCGACCCGGCCGAACCGCTCTCCCACCCGTAGCAGCAACGAGTCCAACTCGGCATCCCATAGACCGACTTCGATATCGCTCTCCGTCTCCATGACTGGTTCAACGCGCCCCGATCGGGTGAGTCACGAACCACCACCGCTCTGACGGCGTGTCAGTTCGATCGGCTAAAAGAGCCCTGGCCAGGGTCGTCGGGCGGAGTGTAGTGGGCTGATGGCGGGTCAGGGGTGGCCCTGCCGGAGCGCCCCTCCAGCGAGTGGAGCAGCCTGCCGTGAGAACCCGGCGTGGACCGATGCGCTTGATTGATGACCGGTTGGTCCCCTGAACCGGCAGGGGGTGGTCGTGCAAGATTCACAGGGTGATCTACGTTGCCGAGGGGCCCAGCGCTGCAGGAAAGAGCCGCTACGTCAGCTCACTTCAGCTTCCGAAGGTAGTTCGCGAACTTGCCGGGCATCTTCGACCGGATGATGCGGCATCTCTTGAAGAGACGAGCCGCTTCTGGGTGCGCCGGAACGAAGAGAGGTGGGCAGAGGCCGTCCATGACGAGAGCGCGCAAGGTATCGCGGTCTGCGATACCGATCCCCTGAAGCTGCACTACGCATGGACCCTTGCGCGCGCAGGTCTGGATGCCACGGCTGACGCGTTCACCTGCCAGCTGACGCTCGTCCGCGACTCTCTGCAACGCAAGGCACTCGGCATCGCAGACCTGGTCGCCTGTGCCGTCCCGTCCGAGTTGGTCCTTCGCACCCACCGGGCTGGTGACGTCACCCGCACACGCCGAAACTTCGAGGCGCATGTCCGTCTGGCTGCTCCCTTGAAGGAGTGGTACGAAGCCCTGAACGACGTGGATCCAGGACGCGTCGTGTGGAAGTGGCCCGAGGAACCGCTGTCGGGCAAGGGGCGCAAACGCTATGACTTGGACCTCTTCGACGCCTGGATGGACCGACTTCCCGCTGCCTGACGAGCAATGAATCGAATATGCCATTGGCATACTCCGTTCGCTGGAATTAGCTGTGGAGCGCCCGCGTGCGTAGCATCGGCAGCGTCGTCGTGAGACGCAGGGACGGGGCCGTCCCTGAAGGAACGGCCCCCGTGGAGCGGTCGCCGGGCTAAAACGGGAGCCGACTGAGTAGTCGAGCAGCAACTCGACTGCACTCAGGTAGAAGCTCCACGCGGCGTAGTCCGGCGCATCGTCCCACTTCGTGATCTGCCTCCTCGACAAGGCCGGGAGAGGCACTTTCTCCCTCCGGCCAGCTGGTCCGGAGGGACCCCACGAAGAGGGACACCGCGCGAACGCACTTTAAGGGCCGGAGCGCAGACGCCGACCCTCATGACATGTAGCGATCGCTTGCGCCCCTTGTTTGATCGCGCAGCCAGCAGCCGCGAGGGCCGGAACCAGGAAGGACCCGCAGGGCCGTGCCCCGGTCCCGGTGACGACGAACTCCTCGCCGCTCCAGCGCACGACAAGCGCCCGTACTCCGGCCGGACCGAAGCGTTCATGCAGCGCGCGAACGAAGGCGGGCGCGGTTCTGGACGCAGCGCACAGTGCCCTCCAGCGTCGTCGGCCGGCCTTGCGCCTCGCGCAGGACGACATCGGCGAGCGCGTTGGGCCCGCTGTCGACCTGCTCTCCGTTGTTCCCCACCCTCGGTTGTTCCTCTGCGTTCGGGGGTTGTGGCCTCATGGCCGGGTCCGGGTGCTCGTCTCGGCAGTGCGCTGACCCCTGTCGCGCTGACAGTGAAGGATTCCAGCATGCTGCTTCTCGCCAGTCAGAACGACCCCGCTGCGGGCGGTGTGTTCCTGTTGATCTGGGGACTGTGGTGATCTCCGTGGGGGAGCCTTTGCCACGAAAGGAGCTGCCGGGGTCCACACCCTCATCGTGAACGGCATGGAGCGAAACCCGCGAGAGCAGGCCAAAGCCCGTGCCGTGCCCGAGGGCTTCCTGCGTTTCGTCGGCGGGTTCCTGGCCATCTGCGGGATGGTGGCGGTGCCTGTCTCCTTGGTGATGATGACTCGCGGCTGAGCCGGTTCACGACGTCGGCCCAGCCCGCACCACGAGCAGGACCTCACTGCCGCTGGCCTCGGGTGACCCCCTGTATCGGTAGGGAGCCGATTTCCGGTCGTGGCGTGATCGGCGCCATGGAGCACTTCATACATCCCAATGGTTCACTGCCCGTCAACGGCTGCAGCCACGCGGTCGCCTTCACCGGAGGGATGGTCGCCGGTTCGGGTCAGGTTCCGGTGGACGACGACGGCAATCCGGTCGGTAAGGAGGACGCTGAGGCCCAAGTCCGGCAGGTCTACGCGAATCTGACCATCGCGCTGGTCGCAAGCCCGCAGATGAGTCGTCGCCGTGACCGGTGCAACGATGGAAGGCGTCCCCGTTCCGGCCGACGAGCCAGGGCATCGGCGTTTCATAGGTGGTCAGCGCTTGGCGGCGGCTTCCTCGGTCTGGCGCCACGCCCCGTACTCCTGCCGCATGTACGCCCGCGCGCCCATGCCCCGTTGCCCGGCCCGAGCAATGCCTGCGCGTACACGGAGGCGCTCTTTCTGGGCCCGCCAGAGGGTGTGTCGCTTCGTAGTGAGGGTGTGTCTCGGCTGTGCGATCACCCCGGTGGCGTTCTTTTGGAGAGGAGTCTGTGGGCGTCTGCCCGTTCGTGATCTCCTGACATGTGACGTCGGGAGTAAGGGGTAGTCGATATGGCCGGGCCGGTGATGAGGCAGCGGGGGCCTGTGGAGGTGGAGTTCTTCGGGTTCTGTCTGCAGGAACGGGATGAGGCTGCGGTTCCTGTGCAGTTTCCTGAGGACTGGGACACCGGAGGCGGCTTCCTGACAGCTCGTGAGGGCCGACTGGATGTGAGGAGTGCCGGTCATACCCACACTGCGGATCTCATGGTGGAGTGTGGGACGA from Streptomyces sp. NBC_01591 includes:
- a CDS encoding CapA family protein produces the protein MHDGVVTLFLGGDVMLGRGVDQILPHPGDPALREAYIRDARAYVDLAEAASGPIPRPVDFRWPWGEALLVLDDAAPDVRVVNLETAVTGDGDFAPGKSVHYRMSPANLPCLAAARPDVCALANNHVLDFGPRGLHETLDALADAGLRTAGAGRDEVRARQPAIVPLGAGGRVLVFSFGMPSSGIPKDWAATGQRVGVDVFAEPSVAAASAFADRLRQVRRPGDIAVASVHWGPNWGYEVSRSEVRFAHVLLDAGVDVVHGHSSHHPRPLEVYRDRFILYGCGDLVDDYEGIGGYESYRDDLRVLYLVSVEADTGRLVDARMVPLQARRMRLEHASPEDTEWLRAVLDRHSREFGTRVDGGPDGTLTLRPLRDGQHT
- a CDS encoding phosphoribosyltransferase family protein; the encoded protein is MFFMDRRDAGRQLAARLEHLKGAAVVVLGVPRGGVPVAAEVAEALGAPLDVCLVRKLGVPFRPELGMGAIGEGGVRMINDDVVRTAHITPSELAEVEARERKVLESRAQRCRGGREPIRLEGRTVLVVDDGVATGSTARAACRVARARGAARIVLAVPVAPHDWTARLGGEADELICLHAPRNFFAVGKFCTVDFSQVDDDEVVACLEEAAARPVNTDRTESRHAVPEDREVDVRAGAVVLRGQLTVPEGASGVVVFAHGSGSSRHSPRNRFVAAGLNRARLGTLLFDLLTEEEEIDRANVFDTGLLARRLADATGWLLGEPEAEGLAVGYFGASTGAAAALWAAAEPGARIAAVVSRGGRPDLAGPRLPTVTAPTLLIVGGHDQLVLDLNREAQARLRCENRLAVVPGATHLFEEAGALEKVTDLAREWFTDHMTPVRHAAA
- a CDS encoding RidA family protein; this translates as MEHFIHPNGSLPVNGCSHAVAFTGGMVAGSGQVPVDDDGNPVGKEDAEAQVRQVYANLTIALVASPQMSRRRDRCNDGRRPRSGRRARASAFHRWSALGGGFLGLAPRPVLLPHVRPRAHAPLPGPSNACAYTEALFLGPPEGVSLRSEGVSRLCDHPGGVLLERSLWASARS
- the istA gene encoding IS21 family transposase; this translates as MILVEDWAEIRRLHRAEQMPIRAIARHLGISKNTVKRALATDRPPKYERPSQGSVVDAVEVQIRELLRETPTMPATVIAERIGWERGMTVLKDRVRDLRPAYVPVDPVSRTTYRPGELAQCDLWFPEADIPLGYGQSGRPPVLVMVSGYSRVIAARMLPSRTTGDLIDGHWRLLSAWGAVPKTLVWDNESGVGRGKLTAEFAAFAGLLATKIHLCRPRDPEAKGLVERANGYLETSFLPGRTFSGPGDFNTQLTAWLTIANRRVHRTLQTRPVERWEADRAGMLALPPVDPPAWWRLQTRIGRDHYVRVDTCDYSVHPAAIGRTVTVLCDNDEITVLAPSGEIVAQHPRCWARHQTITDPDHAAAGKVMRGEVHHQQAARAKAARTAQTDPGTLIEVEQRELGTYDRLFTVIEGGKGREAG
- the istB gene encoding IS21-like element helper ATPase IstB — encoded protein: MPRTTTILDDATATTSATGRRTGSQTAADLAFLARAMKAPALLDAADRLAERAHKESWTHAEYLVACLQREVSARESHGGEARVRSARFPAIKTIEELDVTHLRGMTRQQLAHLGTLDFIAGKENAVFLGPPGTGKTHLAIGLAVRACQAGHRVAFATAAEWVDRLAAAHHTGRLQAELTKLSRYPLIVVDEVGYIPFEAEAANLFFQLISNRYERASVIVTSNKPFGRWGEVFGDETVAAAMIDRLVHHAEVHSLKGDSFRMRGRELGRVPSATTDND
- the ltrA gene encoding group II intron reverse transcriptase/maturase, which codes for MNGPEDPLDWDAIDWQAQEESVRRLRQRIFTASQAGDLKKVRNLQKLMLRSRANTLVSVRRVTEINAGRKTAGIDGRVVLTAPGKAELAHWVQHRMSPGRARPVKRVYIPKPGGKRRPLGIPVILDRVEQARVSQALEPEWEARFEPKSYGFRPGRGCQDAIAAIYWTAKGSKARRRWVLDADLATAFDRIDHDRLLQQLGTFPAREEIGQWLRAGVVEEGRFTLTEEGTPQGGVISPVLLNIALHGMETAAGVRYRQTGRRAGDTMPGSPLLVRYADDLVALCHSREQAEQVKARLAEWLRPRGLVFNEDKTRVVHLEEGCDFLGFTIRRYHGKLLIKPSCEAVRRIRNRLRTEVRSLRGANVAAVLQRLNPIIRGWSAYYRSVVASEVFTALDDYMWKLTYKWATRAHPNKPRHWVTARYYGKFNKSRQDQWVFGDRDSGAYLLKFAWTKIVRHQMVHGSASPDDPALASYWAERRRTSAPPPINRATLRLLQAQNGQCLICGGPLLHADAPPSSPTEWERWLRGTRQAITTRKIAYRGIDTSDGVQLRLVHASCNTARL